CTTCGGGCAGTTGCGGACCGCCACCACCGTGCGCTCCTTCTCGTAGACCGCGGGGGAGGACGGGAACACCGACAGGGTGTGCCCCTCCTCGCCCACCCCGAGCAGGCACACGTCGAACGACGGCACGGGGCCGTGGTCCTCCGGACGTGCCCGCGCGGCGAGCAGCTCGGCGTACGCCTCGGCCGCCGCGTCCGGGTCGTCGCCGAACCGGCCGTCAGAGGGCTCCATGACGTGCACGCGTGCCGGGTCGACGGGCACGTGGTCCAGCAGCGCCGCCCGCGCCTGGGTCTCGTTGCGGTCCGGGTGCCCGGAGGGCAGGAACCGCTCGTCACCCCAGTACAGGTCCACCCGGGACCAGTCCACGGCGTCGCGCGCCGGGGTGGCGCGCAGCTGCTCCAGCACCGCGATGCCGGTCCGGCCGCCGGTCAGCACCAGCGACGCCGAGCCGCGCGCGGTCTGCGCGTCCACCAGCCGGGTGACCAGGCGGGCCGCCGCGGCGGCGGCCAGCAGGTCGCCGTCGCGGTGCACCACGACCTCGGGCCGGCTCATGCCTTAGCCCGGGTCGACGAGCCCTTGCCGGCGACCTTGACCGCGCCCTTGGCGGACTTCGCCTTGGCCGCCTTCGCCACCTTGGCCGGGGCCTTCGCCGCCCGGCCGGGCGACTTGGCGGGCGCCTTCGCCGCGGCGCCGTCACCGCTCGCCCCGTCACCGGC
This DNA window, taken from Saccharothrix variisporea, encodes the following:
- the pgl gene encoding 6-phosphogluconolactonase, translating into MSRPEVVVHRDGDLLAAAAAARLVTRLVDAQTARGSASLVLTGGRTGIAVLEQLRATPARDAVDWSRVDLYWGDERFLPSGHPDRNETQARAALLDHVPVDPARVHVMEPSDGRFGDDPDAAAEAYAELLAARARPEDHGPVPSFDVCLLGVGEEGHTLSVFPSSPAVYEKERTVVAVRNCPKPPPTRVSLTLPAASRAREVWLMTTGEGKAAAVAMALTGAGEVQLPAAGAHGQRRTLWLLDSAAAAKVPDLFTPPLA